One Glycine max cultivar Williams 82 chromosome 4, Glycine_max_v4.0, whole genome shotgun sequence DNA segment encodes these proteins:
- the LOC100777429 gene encoding retinoblastoma-related protein 1 isoform X4, which translates to MGNGTSEEAERYWFAFILYSVKKLIQKNDEGEKEDTENIGLSLCRILRAAKLNIADFFKELPQFVVKAGPTLSNLYGTDWENRLEAKEMHANAIHLKILSKYYKRVFGEFFVATDTNAEINSPITVHASEYHRFGWLLFLALRVHAFSRFKDLVTCTNGLISILAILIIHVPTRFWNFNIHDSSRFVKKSNKGVDLLASLCNIYNTSEDELRKTMEKANNVIADILKKQPCLASECETGNLENIDKDGLTYFKDLMEESSLPSSLSMLEKDYDYMIHNKSELDERLFINEDDSLLASVSLSGGSVSAGGVKRKFDSMASPAKTITSPLSPHRSPASHANGIPGSANSKMAATPVSTAMTTAKWLRTVISPLPSKPSPELERFLTSCDRDATSDVVRRAQIILQAIFPSSPLGERCVTGSLQSANVVDNIWAEQRRLEALKLYYRVLEAMCRAEAQVLHATNLTSLLTNERFHRCMLACSAELVLATHKTVTMLFPAVLERTGITAFDLSKVIESFIRHEESLPRELRRHLNSLEERLLESMVWEKGSSMHNSLAVARPSLSAEINSLGLLAEPMPSLDEIAMHINFSCGGLPPVPTLPKLESPSNQNGDIRSPKRNVLMERNSFTSPVKDCLLPCIILKSKLPPPPLQSAFASPTKPNPGGGGETCAETGINIFFGKIIKLGAVRISGMVERLQLSQQIRENVYSLFQRILNQWTSLFFNRHIDQIILCCFYGVAKISQLNLTFKEIVYNYRKQPHCKPQVFRSVFVDWSLARRNGRTGQEHIDIITFYNEIFIPSVKPLLVELGPAGPTTKSDRIPEVNKNDGHLAQCPGSPKISPFPTLPDMSPKKVSATHNVYVSPLRSSKMEALISHSSKSYYACVGESTHAYQSPSKDLTAINNRLNGNRKVRGPLNFDDVDFGLVSDSMVANSLYLQNGSCASSSGAPFKSEQPDS; encoded by the exons ATGGGAAACGGAACG TCTGAAGAAGCAGAGAGGTATTGGTTTGCTTTTATTTTGTACTCTGTCAAAAAATTGATCCAGAAAAATGACGAgggtgagaaggaagacacTGAGAACATTGGGCTTAGCTTGTGTCGTATATTGAGAGCAGCAAAGCTTAA CATTGCAGATTTTTTCAAAGAACTTCCACAGTTTGTTGTTAAGGCTGGTCCAACTTTAAGTAATCTATATGGCACAGATTGGGAAAACAGGCTTGAG GCGAAGGAGATGCATGCCAATGCTATTCACTTGAAGATTCTTAGCAA GTACTATAAACGTGTATTTGGAGAGTTCTTTGTGGCAACTGACACAAATGCTGAAATAAACTCACCTATTACTGTTCATGCATCTGAATATCATCGATTTGGATGGTTGCTTTTCCTGGCACTTCGTGTACATGCTTTCAGCCGTTTCAAAGACTTAGTGACTTGCACTAATGGTTTAATTTCAATCTTG GCCATCTTAATTATTCATGTTCCTACTCGATTTTGGAATTTCAACATTCATGACTCCTCACGCTTTG TTAAGAAAAGTAACAAAGGTGTGGACCTCCTTGCATCACTTTGCAACATATACAACACTTCTGAAGATGAGTTGAGGAAAACCATGGAGAAAGCCAATAATGTAATAGCAGATATATTGAAGAAGCAGCCTTGCTTGGCATCTGAATGTGAAACCGGAAACCTAGAGAATATTGATAAAG ATGGTTTGACCTATTTTAAAGACCTGATGGAAGAATCGTCTCTACCTTCTAGTTTAAGTATGTTAGAAAAAGATTATGATTACATGATTCACAACAAGAGTGAATTGGATGAAAGGTTATTCATTAATGAGGATGACAGCCTATTAGCTTCAGTAAGCTTATCTGGAGGTTCTGTTTCAGCTGGTGGTGTAAAG aggaaatttgattcaatGGCATCACCTGCTAAGACCATTACAAGTCCTCTCTCACCACACCGCTCCCCCGCATCACATGCTAATGGCATCCCAGGTAGTGCAAACTCAAAGATGGCGGCCACCCCTGTAAGCACAGCAATGACTACAGCGAAGTGGCTTCGAACTGTCATTTCTCCACTTCCATCAAAGCCCTCGCCAGAGCTGGAACGGTTTTTGACATCATGTGATAGGGATGCTACGAGTGATGTGGTTCGCAGAGCACAGATTATATTGCAGGCTATATTTCCTAGTAGTCCTCTCGGAGAACGATGTGTAACTGGAAGCCTGCAAAGTGCAAACGTTGTGGACAATATATGGGCTGAACAACGAAGACTGGAAGCACTGAAGTTATACTACAGGGTATTGGAAGCAATGTGCAGAGCAGAAGCCCAAGTACTTCATGCAACTAATTTAACCTCTCTACTTACCAATGAGAGGTTCCATCGGTGTATGCTTGCATGTTCTGCAGAGTTAGTCCTGGCAACTCACAAGACTGTAACAATGTTGTTCCCTGCAGTACTAGAGAGGACTGGAATTACAGCCTTTGATCTTAGCAAGGTGATTGAAAGTTTCATTAGACATGAAGAATCTCTCCCAAGAGAATTGAGAAGACATCTGAATTCATTGGAAGAACGTCTTTTGGAGAGCATGGTATGGGAAAAGGGTTCTTCAATGCATAACTCTTTGGCAGTTGCCAGACCTTCCCTCTCTGCAGAGATAAATAGTCTTGGACTGTTAGCTGAACCAATGCCATCATTGGATGAAATTGCAATGCATATTAACTTCTCTTGTGGAGGACTGCCGCCAGTGCCTACCTTGCCCAAGCTTGAAAGCCCTTCAA ATCAGAATGGGGATATCAGATCACCCAAGCGAAATGTTTTAATGGAAAGAAATTCTTTCACTTCACCAGTGAAAGATTGCCTTCTTCCCTGTATCATCCTTAAGTCAAAACTACCCCCACCTCCTTTGCAGTCAGCATTTGCCAG CCCAACAAAGCCCAATCCAGGAGGTGGAGGGGAAACATGTGCAGAAACTGggatcaacattttttttggcAAG ATCATCAAGTTGGGAGCAGTCAGAATAAGTGGCATGGTTGAAAGGCTACAATTATCTCAGCAAATAAGGGAGAATGTATACTCTCTTTTCCAGCGGATCCTTAATCAGTGGACATCTCTCTTTTTCAACCGTCATATTGACCAAATCATCTTGTGTTGTTTCTATGGAGTTGCAAAG ATTTCACAACTCAATCTAACTTTTAAGGAGATCGTATACAACTACAGAAAGCAACCACATTGCAAACCACAAGTTTTTCGTAGTGTATTTGTTGATTGGTCATTGGCTCGCCGAAATGGG AGAACAGGACAGGAGCATATTGACATAATTACCTTTTACAATGAAATATTCATTCCTTCTGTAAAGCCACTGCTTGTTGAACTTGGCCCTGCTGGACCAACTACAAAAAGCGACCGAATACCTGAAGTTAATAAAAATGATG GCCATTTAGCTCAATGTCCAGGGTCTCCTAAAATATCACCTTTCCCAACCCTTCCTGATATGTCTCCAAAAAAAGTGTCAGCCACACATAACGTATATGTCTCTCCATTACGATCGTCCAAG ATGGAGGCTCTAATATCACACAGCTCAAAAAGCTATTATGCATGTGTTGGGGAGAGCACTCATGCATATCAGAGCCCGTCAAAAGACCTGACCGCCATCAATAACCGTTTGAATGG CAACCGGAAGGTGAGAGGTCCCCTCAACTTTGATGATGTTGATTTCGGGTTGGTGAGTGACTCTATGGTTGCAAACAGCCTCTATCTGCAGAATGGAAGCTGTGCTTCATCATCAGGTGCACCATTCAAATCAGAGCAACCTGACTCCTAG